The segment CATGCAAATCTACCGTTGGTATCATCAACAGACCATTGACAAGCAGCCCGTGACGGGGCCCGGTCGCATCCAGCCTGTTCGGCCAGCTATGCCTTATATGAACAAGGAGGACGAGGAGGAAAAAAGACGCGACCAGGAACGCATGTACCGTCATTGGAGCGATAAGTACGGGTATTATGAAAAAGGAAGCCTGCTAGACAAACGCATCTGATCTGCAATCCTGCTGCTTCGCGCACGGTTTCTGCTACGTATCCAGCCTCGACAAGAACAGCTTGACCAGTTGTATGAATTTGGGCTTCGTTTGGTTGGCAACCGCCACTACCTGCTCATGCGTCAACGGCTCCAGCTCATCTCCAATCGCCATATCGGTAATGCAGGACAATCCCAGCACTTCCAAGCCCGCATGGCTCGCAGCGATGACCTCGCCAACTGTGGACATCCCGACAGCATCGCCGCCCGCCAACGCCAAGAACTTCAGCTCGCTCGGCGTCATATAAGCCGGACCGCTAATCCCGCTGTAAACCCCTTCCTGCAGTCGAAACGTGTCATCGGCCTCTTTCATTTGCGCTGCCGCCTGCCGTGCCAGCTCACGCAGCCGCGGCGTATAAGCCTGGGACATATCCGGGAACCGGACACCCAGCTCACTGTCATTGGGGCCGATCAGCGGATTCGCACCGGTCATATTGATATGATCGGTAATCAGCATCAGATCGCCAGCTCGGAAATCACGATTCATGCCGCCGGCAGCATTCGTGATGACCAATGCGCCGACGCCAATCGCTTTCATCACATAGACCGGGAACACCACGCGCTTCATCGGATAACCTTCATAATAGTGAAAGCGGCCTTGCATCGCAATGACTTGGCGCCCTTCCAGCCTCCCGCAGACAAACTGTCCGGCATGCCCTTCTACTGTCGAGACCGGAAAATGCGGAACCTCCCCATACGAAATGACAATCGGGTCCTCGATCTGTTCGGCAAGATCGCCGAGGCCTGAGCCCAACACCAAGCCGACCTGAGGACGGAGCATCCCCAGCTTGTCCTTGAGATAGGCAGCGGCTTCCTCAACAGCCTGCTTATACAGAGCGCCGCTTCCCGGCGCACCATTCCATCCTGCTGCTATTTCCATTTCTCTGTTCTCCCTTCTAGTCCAGCTTCGGCAGGATTGTCAGCACAAGGCGGAGGAACGTTTCCTTCACCTTTTCCGTCGTCTCCATCACTTCCTCGTGAGAAAGCGGCTGATCCAGGATGCCGGCGGCCATGTTGCTGATACAGGAGATGCCGAGCACCTCGATCCCGGCATGCCGGGCTGCGATCACTTCAGCCACGGTGGACATGCCCACTGCATCCGCTCCCATCGTTCGGAACATCCGGATTTCTGCCGGCGTTTCGTACGAAGGACCGAGCAGTCCGATATAGACGCCTTCCTGGAGAGGCAGGTTCAATTCCTTCGCTGTATCTCGCGCAATGCTGCGCAAGCGGGCGCTGTATGCTTCAGACATGTCTGGAAAGCGAACGCCCAGATCGTTATCGTTCGGTCCGATCAGCGGGTTGCGGAACGTAAAATTGATATGATCGCGAATCAGCATCAAGTTGCCGGGCTTGTAGGACAAATTGATGCCGCCGGCTGCATTGGTCACGACCAGCTTGCTTACGCCGAGTTCCTTCATCACCCGCACCGGGAGCGTTACCTGGTACACCGAATAGCCTTCATACAAATGGAAGCGGCCCTTCATCATCACAACGGACTTTCCTTTGATCTGTCCTGCCACCAGTTCTCCCGCATGTCCTTCCACGGTGGATACCGGAAAGTGCGGGATATCTCCATAGGGAATCACTACCGGATCTTCGATCAGATCGGCTAGCATGCCAAGACCGGAGCCCAGGATAAGCCCGATCTCCGGCTGGAAGCCAATGCGCTGCTGAATCGCAGCCGCCGCTTCTTTGATGCACGCTGTCGTTGCCGCGTCAACTTGTGGTCCCATCTTCATCTCTCCATTCGTTATAATCTTCTCTTCTCCTAATCTTCTCCTACATAACACGATAAGCTGTACCTCTATCTACTTCAACTGGTTCAAGAAGCTCTCGCCCAGCTCAAGCTCCGCCAAGCCAAAATTGTCAAGCAGCGTCGCTGCCAAATCGGCGAATGTGCTGCGCACACCGAGACTGCCACAGGCTTGGAATGCCGGATTGTACACCAGCAACGGCACATACTCGCGCGTATGGTCCGTGCCGCTGTGCGTCGGATCGTTGCCATGATCCGCCGTAATGATCAGCAAGTCGCGCTCCTTGATTGCCGCAGTAAGCTCCGGCAGGAACGCATCGAAGTCCTGCAAGGCCCGCGCGTAACCTTCCGGGTCGCGGCGATGTCCGTACAAGGAGTCGAAGTCTACCAGATTGGTGAAGAGCAATCCGCGGAAGTCGCCCTTCAGCAGGTCCGCCGTCCGTGCCATGCCGTCCGCATTGCTTTTCGTCGGGTATGATGCCGTCACGCCCTCGCCCGAGAAGATGTCGTTGATTTTCCCGACGGCAATGACGTCCAGTCCTGCGTCCTTCAATCGGTCCAACGCTGTAGGAGCCGGAGGCTTGAGCGCATAGTCATGCCGGTTGGCTGTACGTTCAAAAGCGCCGGGCTTGCCGATATAAGGACGCGCTATGACCCGCCCTACTGCGTGGGGAGCCTCCAACGTCAGCTTGCGAGCGATTTCACAGGCTTGATACAGCTCCTCCAGCGGAATGACTTCCTCATGCGCGGCAATTTGAAACACGCTGTCAGCCGACGTATAGACAATCCAAGCGCCGGTCCTCATCTGCTCTTCGCCCAGCTCCTGAATGATCTCCGTGCCCGATGCCGGCTTGTTGCCTAGAACCTTGCGGCCGGTCTGCCGCTCGAATTCACCGATCAGCTCCTCGGAGAAGCCGCTTGGAAACGTCTGAAACGGAATGCCGACCTTGAGTCCCATCAGCTCCCAATGCCCGGTCATCGTGTCCTTGCCTACCGAAACCTCGGCCATCTTGCCGTAATGCGCCCCGGGCTTCTCAACCGGTGAAAAACCGGGGATCGGCGCAATGTTGCCCAGACCCAGCTTCTGCATGTTGGGCAGCGCAAACCCCTTGATTCGCTCAGCAATGTGTCCCAACGTATGGGAGCCCGAATCGCCGAATTCAGCAGCGTCGGGAAGTTCACCGATGCCCACACTGTCCAGCACGATGACAACTACTCGATCAAATTGCAAGCTTGTCCACTCCCTCTATGATTCCATTTTGGCCCGAGGATGGGTGCGGTCGTATATCTCCTTCATCCTCAGCTTCGTTACATGCGTATAGATCTGCGTCGTGGAGATGTCCGCATGGCCGAGCATTTCCTGCACGGCGCGCAAATCCGCTCCATTCTCCAGCAGGTGCGTTGCGAACGAGTGACGCAGCGTGTGCGGGGTCACGGAAGCGGTAATGCCTGCTGCCGACGCATGCTTCTTAATGATTTTCCAGAAGCCCTGGCGGGTCAGACGTGTGCCGAGATGATTCAGGAACAAGGCCTGCTCGGCTCGTCCCTGCTTCATCAGCTTATGCCGGGCATGCTCCACATACAGATTGACCGTTTCGATAGCATGCCTGCCCAAAGGCACAATGCGCTCCTTGGCGCCCTTGCCGAAGCAGCGGACAAAGCCCATCCCTGTATTCAAATCACCCGTATCGAGCGAGATCAGTTCGGATACCCGCATGCCGGTTGCGTACAGCACCTCCAGCATGGCCTTGTCCCGCAACCCTGCCGGATCCTTGGCGGACGGCGCGGCGAGCAGACGTTCTGCATCTTCCACGCTCATCGCCTTCGGCAGGCGCCTCTCCTGCTTGGGACTTTCCAAGTGAAAAGTCGGATCGGCTTCGGTGATGCGCTCCCGGTGCAGAAACTGATGAAAGGCGCGAATCGAGACGATCGCACGCGAGATGGAAGCGTTCGCCTTCCCCTGCTTCCGAAGCATGGACAAGTATTGCAAGACCGCCGGCTTGCCGACATCTTGCGGCCGAGCGATCCCCTGTTGAAGAAGGAAATCCAAATACTGGGTCAAATCTCGTTCATACGCTTCCAGTGTATTGCGGGTCAATCCTCTTTCGACTGCCAGAAAATGCATGAACGACTGCAGCTGCGCTTTCATCGGTAACCTTCTTCCTCTCCCCTTTATTCCGGTACCTGTTTCTTTCCACGAGCGGCCCGCCATTTCCTGCCGAGACTTTCGTCTTTCTCTATTCTCCATACCAATAAAACAACCGCAAACGCTCCATAACCGTCATATCTTCTACTGCGTGCTGCGCTTCCTGCTCCTGAAACGCCTTCACGGCATGGCCATTGGGCTTGCGATACGGATCATTCGGCTCCATCCACGCCGACAGCGCCTGGAATACATGCGAGAATAAATAAGTCAGCAGCAGGAACAGCAGCAGAAACTTCAACCGTTCCAGCCATTTGCGCAAGTGAACGATCATATGCCTGTCTCCTCGCTTTTTTACCTTTAGCATATGAAGGCCCTTTGAAATTATGCCCGGCTATCCCAGCAGATCCTCCAGCGGTCGGAATGGGCGATTGACAGCGGCAGCAACAGCCTGATGGGTGATTTCGCCGCTGTACGCATTGACGCCGAATCGAAGCGGCTGGTTGTTGCGCACAGCCCGGTCGAAGCCTTTGTTCGCCAGCTCCAGCAAGTATGGGAACGTCGCATTCGTAAGAGCAAGCGTAGACGTTCGGGGAACCGCTCCCGGCATATTCGCCACTGCGTAATGAAGTACGCCGTGCTTCACGTAAGTGGGGTCGCTATGTGTGGCCACCCGGTCCACCGTTTCGATTGTTCCTCCCTGATCGACCGCGACATCGACAATAACCGCTCCCTGCTTCATCGTCTTTACCATTTCCTCTGTGACGAGCTTCGGCGCCCTGGCGCCTGGAATGAGTACCGCCCCAATCAGCAAATCCGCCTTCTGCACCGCAGATGCAATATTGTACGGATTGGACATCAAAGTCCGTACCCGTCCCCCGAATACATCATCGATGTAACGCATTCGCTCGCCGTTCAGCTCGATGATCACGACATCTGCGCCAAGCCCCAGCGCCATCTTGGCCGCGTTCATGCCTACAATGCCGCCGCCGAGAATAATCACCTCGGCCGGAGGGACACCGGGCACGCCGCCCAGCAGAATGCCGCGACCGCCATAGAAGGTTTCCAGGAACTGGGCGCCTACCTGAACACTCATGCGGCCTGCCACCTCGCTCATGGGCGTGAGCAACGGCAGCGCTCCATTCGGCAATTGGATCGTTTCGTAGGCGATAGCCGTTACGCCGCTGTCCGCCAAGGCATGCGAAAGCTGTTCTTCTGCTGCCAGATGCAAGTATGTAAACAGCTGCTGCTCTTTGCGAAAGTAACCGAACTCCTCGGGCAGCGGCTCTTTCACCTTGACAATCAACTCGGCATTTCCCCAGACGTCGGCCGCAGTCGGAGCGAGCTCTGCCCCGGCTTGCCTGTAATCTTCGTCTGTGAAGCCGCTGCCGATTCCTGCCCCCTGCTCGACGATAACGCGATGCCCGGCATCCCGCAGCATGCCTGCGCCAGCGGGTGTAAGGGCCACCCGATTTTCGTTGTTCTTGATTTCCTTGGGAACTCCTACGATGGCAGATTGCTTGTTCATGCTTATACGCCTCCGTTCATGAATTGAGATCGAGCCTAATATACCCTACTATCTCCATGTTCAAACAAAAAGCACCTCAAGCCGCATGGCCGAGGTGACGGGCGTGTATATGTCCAAGCATTACTTGTCCTTCTTGTTGCAACGATGGCAGATTCCTTGAAAATCAAGTCGGTGATCAATGACCTTGAAGTGAAACTCCTTCTCCAGACGCTCTTCCAGCGGTGTAAGCCAATCCTCCATAATCTCATCCACTGCCCCGCACTGCACGCAGATCAAATGATGATGATGATGGGTATTGTTGTCATTGCGCAAATCATAGCGCGCAACGCCGTCGCCGAAATTCATCTTCTCCACGACATGCAAATCACTGAGCAGCTCCAAAGTTCGATAGACGGTTGCCAGACCAATTTCAGGGGCCTTTTCCTTCACCAGCATATAGACATCCTCAGCGCTGAGATGATCCTCTTCATTCTCAAGCAGTACCCGTACCGTGGCTTCGCGCTGGGGCGTCAATTTATATCCCTGGGACTGCAGCTGCTGCTTTATCTTCTCTATTCGCGCTTCCATCGTTTTCCCCCTCAAGTCATGCAGGACGCCTTATTCGCACTATTGGTTTATTTCATTATAGGGGGATTCTGAAGAGAAAGTCAAACATTTTAGAATGATTATAAATAACAGTTTTGAGGAAACAGATGCAGCAAAAGGAAAACGTCCCGTCACGAGCTGACCGCGATCAGATGCGGGGTTACCCAGGCCATCAGATGCGGCGAAATAAACACTTCGAACAGGGAAACGGCAAACACGCAGGCCAGCAAGGCAAGGGCCGTTACGGCATACGACGCCAATTGCTGCTTGACACTGCCTGCAGAACGCTGAAGGAAGCGGTTCTTGATCAGAAACAAGGAGAAGGTGATGCCTGCCACACTGGCTATGATCACAGACGGGATCATAATCAGGTTCTGCGGCGCCACCGATACCAGCGCGAACAACAGCCCTTTCCACGAGAGCTGGGCAACGAGATACCCGACCGTGAATCCGATCAATACGCCTTTCAAAAAATCGAGCACCATAATCAGCGGCAAGCCCACTACCGACAATCCCAGCAGCCAAATGAGCAATATCCATTTCAAATGGCCGAGCAACGCGGTCTTGAAAGAATAGCCGGCATCCCCGACCACCCCCTGCTCAATGGAATGAAAGAAGCTTCCCAAATAGCGAGTAACCTCCTGCTTCTGCTCCAGGGACAGCGCATTGACCAGCAGGGCACCAAATACGATGCCCATGATGAACAGAACGGACACAAATACGTATAGCGGCATATGATCCCGAATGCTTTGACGTAGACTGTATTGGATTTCCACAATCGTTTCCTCCCTCGAGTCCATTCCGGCTTGTACTATCAGCCTATGAGAGGGAATGCCGTTCTATGACTTGTCCGTTCCCGGTCGCGTGCGCGCTTTCTTCACCCGGCCGTAATGTCCGCCTCCTCCTACCTCTACGGCCAGTATGCCGCCCCGCGCCTCCGCAATGCTTGAGGCAATGTCAGCGCCTGCCACTTCCGCGAGCCGTTCCTGCGGCACCTCATGGAGGATGTTCATCTCCGTGCCGAAGTGGTCCAACAGCTTGTCCAGCGTTCGCCGACCGAGACCGGGAATAAATTCGAGCGGCACTTGGTGAATATAGGGCGGGCGCTCATCAGCCTGCAGCGGGTCATTCCGGTGATGAAGCATATGCGCCTCCTCCGTATTCCGGTCGGCGATCGAGCGGATGCGGTCCATGACCCCGCGTACGATTCGGCCTCCGCATGCGGGACAACGGTCCGTTACCATATCGTCCCGATCCAACACAACCGAGCATTGCGAGCAGTAGCTGCGATGATACTTCCCCAGCCTGGGGCTTAAGCCGTAGTTCGCCAAGATGCAGCGGCCTGCCTCGCCGCGCAGCGCCATTACCCATTCCGCGAAGGAGGGCTCAGCCAGGCGGAGAGCATTGTACTCCCTGCCGATCTTCGCCAGGGAATGGGCATCGGAATTGCTCAGGAAGGGGAAGCGGTCAAGCTCGGACAGCATGCCCGCCATCGCCGTGTCTGCACTCAGGCCCAGCTCAACGGCCGCGATCTGGTCAAGATTAAGGAAATCCGCCATGCGGCTGGCTGCGCTGCCGTACACACTTCGATGAGGCGTAAAAATATGCGCCGGAATCACGATGCCTCCTAGCTGGGCGACCGTATCCTGCAAGGTTTGGGCCGTCGCATAAATGCGCTGCGAGCTCAGCTCCACATTTTTCATATGGCCCGCCATCCAGCTGCTGAAAGTTCGCATCGCCGACAAATCCGGCACATACGCGAGCAGATGCGCCGGGCCGAAGCCAGGATCCTTCACCTCAATCTCACTCCCGAGCAGCACGACCGTATCCCGGTAGCGCAATCCGCCTCCCGGCACTTCTTCCATCTCCCCGGCCGACACGAGTGCGTCGATCTCCTCCAGCACAGCTGGCGAATGGCAGTCAATAATGCCGATCAGCCCGATCCCCTTGCGCTCGGATGCCTCGTAGGCAATATTGGCAAAGGTCAGGTCCCGGCTGCCCGATATCTTCACCGGCTTGCCTGCGGCTGTCCGCCCGATATGGATATGAAAATCGGCAAAGATGCGGCGCAGCTCTCCCTGTCCTGCCTCTGCCATCACAAGGCAAAGCTCCCTTCCCGCTCGTAACGTTCCCAGGCGTATACGGCCATGATGGTCTTCGCGTCCCGGATGCGGCCAAGAGCGATCATCTGCTTGGCCTCCTCCAGCGTAAGCTCCAGCAGCTCGAGAAACTCGTCCTCATCGGGCTTCACCTCGCCCTCGACCAGCCGATCCGTCGCATACAGATGAATGATTTCATCGGCGAAGCCGGGCGATGTATAAAAAGCGTGCAAATAAGTCAAGGTATCGGTGCGGAAGCCCGTCTCCTCCTCCAATTCCCGCGCTGCAGCGTCAATCGGCTCTTCGCCCGGGTCCAGCTTGCCTGCCGGAATCTCCACCAGCGTCCGGCTCATCGCTTTCCGGTACTGCTCGACGGCCAGCATCTTGCCATGGCGCAATGCCAGAACAGCAACCGCCCCCGGATGCTTGACCACTTCCCGCGTCGAGGTCTGGCCGTTCGGCAGCTCCACATGCTCGATCTGCAGCGAAATGATTTTCCCTTCGAATACGGGCTCAATTCTCGTTGTGATCTCTTCAAGCTTCCTGCTGTTATCGTTCATCTTCACCACTCCCTTAATCTGCTTGCCTATTTCGGACAAGCAGTTCTATTCTTGCTCATTCCTGACATATGGATAGTATAGCAAACCTGATAGGAAGAAGGGATGGTCCCTATGCGTATCGACAGCACGGATAATCAGCTTCATATGTCCGGGAAAGCGTGGGAAATCCGGCACCATTGGCGGTCATTATGCACAGACCGCCGGACAGCTGGCCTTACGCTTCGCGCTTATCTTCAATCGCTGGAGCTGGGGGAGTCCGCACGCTCCAGCCATAAGCGCACAGTTTCCGCTGCACAGCAAACTGCTTGGAAGAACAGGGGATCTTCTGCCGCCGACCGGCCCATC is part of the Xylanibacillus composti genome and harbors:
- a CDS encoding purine-nucleoside phosphorylase, with protein sequence MGPQVDAATTACIKEAAAAIQQRIGFQPEIGLILGSGLGMLADLIEDPVVIPYGDIPHFPVSTVEGHAGELVAGQIKGKSVVMMKGRFHLYEGYSVYQVTLPVRVMKELGVSKLVVTNAAGGINLSYKPGNLMLIRDHINFTFRNPLIGPNDNDLGVRFPDMSEAYSARLRSIARDTAKELNLPLQEGVYIGLLGPSYETPAEIRMFRTMGADAVGMSTVAEVIAARHAGIEVLGISCISNMAAGILDQPLSHEEVMETTEKVKETFLRLVLTILPKLD
- a CDS encoding endonuclease Q family protein, producing the protein MAEAGQGELRRIFADFHIHIGRTAAGKPVKISGSRDLTFANIAYEASERKGIGLIGIIDCHSPAVLEEIDALVSAGEMEEVPGGGLRYRDTVVLLGSEIEVKDPGFGPAHLLAYVPDLSAMRTFSSWMAGHMKNVELSSQRIYATAQTLQDTVAQLGGIVIPAHIFTPHRSVYGSAASRMADFLNLDQIAAVELGLSADTAMAGMLSELDRFPFLSNSDAHSLAKIGREYNALRLAEPSFAEWVMALRGEAGRCILANYGLSPRLGKYHRSYCSQCSVVLDRDDMVTDRCPACGGRIVRGVMDRIRSIADRNTEEAHMLHHRNDPLQADERPPYIHQVPLEFIPGLGRRTLDKLLDHFGTEMNILHEVPQERLAEVAGADIASSIAEARGGILAVEVGGGGHYGRVKKARTRPGTDKS
- a CDS encoding purine-nucleoside phosphorylase, which translates into the protein MEIAAGWNGAPGSGALYKQAVEEAAAYLKDKLGMLRPQVGLVLGSGLGDLAEQIEDPIVISYGEVPHFPVSTVEGHAGQFVCGRLEGRQVIAMQGRFHYYEGYPMKRVVFPVYVMKAIGVGALVITNAAGGMNRDFRAGDLMLITDHINMTGANPLIGPNDSELGVRFPDMSQAYTPRLRELARQAAAQMKEADDTFRLQEGVYSGISGPAYMTPSELKFLALAGGDAVGMSTVGEVIAASHAGLEVLGLSCITDMAIGDELEPLTHEQVVAVANQTKPKFIQLVKLFLSRLDT
- the fur gene encoding ferric iron uptake transcriptional regulator; its protein translation is MEARIEKIKQQLQSQGYKLTPQREATVRVLLENEEDHLSAEDVYMLVKEKAPEIGLATVYRTLELLSDLHVVEKMNFGDGVARYDLRNDNNTHHHHHLICVQCGAVDEIMEDWLTPLEERLEKEFHFKVIDHRLDFQGICHRCNKKDK
- the spoIIM gene encoding stage II sporulation protein M, yielding MEIQYSLRQSIRDHMPLYVFVSVLFIMGIVFGALLVNALSLEQKQEVTRYLGSFFHSIEQGVVGDAGYSFKTALLGHLKWILLIWLLGLSVVGLPLIMVLDFLKGVLIGFTVGYLVAQLSWKGLLFALVSVAPQNLIMIPSVIIASVAGITFSLFLIKNRFLQRSAGSVKQQLASYAVTALALLACVFAVSLFEVFISPHLMAWVTPHLIAVSS
- the xerD gene encoding site-specific tyrosine recombinase XerD gives rise to the protein MKAQLQSFMHFLAVERGLTRNTLEAYERDLTQYLDFLLQQGIARPQDVGKPAVLQYLSMLRKQGKANASISRAIVSIRAFHQFLHRERITEADPTFHLESPKQERRLPKAMSVEDAERLLAAPSAKDPAGLRDKAMLEVLYATGMRVSELISLDTGDLNTGMGFVRCFGKGAKERIVPLGRHAIETVNLYVEHARHKLMKQGRAEQALFLNHLGTRLTRQGFWKIIKKHASAAGITASVTPHTLRHSFATHLLENGADLRAVQEMLGHADISTTQIYTHVTKLRMKEIYDRTHPRAKMES
- a CDS encoding phosphopentomutase, coding for MQFDRVVVIVLDSVGIGELPDAAEFGDSGSHTLGHIAERIKGFALPNMQKLGLGNIAPIPGFSPVEKPGAHYGKMAEVSVGKDTMTGHWELMGLKVGIPFQTFPSGFSEELIGEFERQTGRKVLGNKPASGTEIIQELGEEQMRTGAWIVYTSADSVFQIAAHEEVIPLEELYQACEIARKLTLEAPHAVGRVIARPYIGKPGAFERTANRHDYALKPPAPTALDRLKDAGLDVIAVGKINDIFSGEGVTASYPTKSNADGMARTADLLKGDFRGLLFTNLVDFDSLYGHRRDPEGYARALQDFDAFLPELTAAIKERDLLIITADHGNDPTHSGTDHTREYVPLLVYNPAFQACGSLGVRSTFADLAATLLDNFGLAELELGESFLNQLK
- the ald gene encoding alanine dehydrogenase, with translation MNKQSAIVGVPKEIKNNENRVALTPAGAGMLRDAGHRVIVEQGAGIGSGFTDEDYRQAGAELAPTAADVWGNAELIVKVKEPLPEEFGYFRKEQQLFTYLHLAAEEQLSHALADSGVTAIAYETIQLPNGALPLLTPMSEVAGRMSVQVGAQFLETFYGGRGILLGGVPGVPPAEVIILGGGIVGMNAAKMALGLGADVVIIELNGERMRYIDDVFGGRVRTLMSNPYNIASAVQKADLLIGAVLIPGARAPKLVTEEMVKTMKQGAVIVDVAVDQGGTIETVDRVATHSDPTYVKHGVLHYAVANMPGAVPRTSTLALTNATFPYLLELANKGFDRAVRNNQPLRFGVNAYSGEITHQAVAAAVNRPFRPLEDLLG
- a CDS encoding DUF4227 family protein is translated as MIVHLRKWLERLKFLLLFLLLTYLFSHVFQALSAWMEPNDPYRKPNGHAVKAFQEQEAQHAVEDMTVMERLRLFYWYGE
- a CDS encoding NUDIX hydrolase; amino-acid sequence: MNDNSRKLEEITTRIEPVFEGKIISLQIEHVELPNGQTSTREVVKHPGAVAVLALRHGKMLAVEQYRKAMSRTLVEIPAGKLDPGEEPIDAAARELEEETGFRTDTLTYLHAFYTSPGFADEIIHLYATDRLVEGEVKPDEDEFLELLELTLEEAKQMIALGRIRDAKTIMAVYAWERYEREGSFAL